A single window of Salvelinus namaycush isolate Seneca chromosome 11, SaNama_1.0, whole genome shotgun sequence DNA harbors:
- the LOC120055517 gene encoding tissue factor-like, with protein MEDVRTFLHFGVLLSSVLFTIGAAGEDYFPEAMDVQWVSNNFKTILTWGPEPTNYTYTVEFSRFGKDRQRNPHCIRSSRTECDLTNELRNLQETYSADILSEPLPGVTSDLVEFPYTRAERFSPYKHTKIGGPAFKIVQSEDKTKMTLHIQDPLTPLYKDEQLLTIRDIFKNDLKYRVVYNKAGSTGKKEKMSDLRDVELTNLDKGQSYCFMVAAYIPSRSAQKRLGDWSKPQCSPRESKTIFEEFSFGVISGAIGIMLAIFIILIILTVVCCKLCCCKKTKTVDKDNLQMSPV; from the exons ATGGAGGATGTAAGGACTTTCCTTCACTTTGGAGTTTTACTCTCATCGGTACTATTCACAATTGGAGCAGCTG GTGAAGATTATTTCCCTGAGGCAATGGATGTTCAGTGGGTGTCCAATAACTTCAAGACTATTCTAACATGGGGCCCTGAGCCTACCAACTACACATACACTGTTGAATTTTCTAG GTTTGGTAAGGACAGACAAAGGAACCCTCACTGCATCCGGAGCTCGAGGACAGAGTGTGACCTCACCAACGAGCTGCGGAACCTGCAGGAGACCTACTCTGCCGACATCCTATCAGAACCCCTACCCGGCGTTACCTCTGACCTTGTGGAGTTCCCCTACACCCGAGCCGAAAGGTTCAGCCCTTACAAACACA CTAAAATAGGAGGACCCGCTTTCAAGATTGTGCAGAGCGAAGACAAGACCAAGATGACACTCCACATCCAGGACCCTCTCACTCCCCTCTACAAAGATGAGCAGCTGTTAACGATCAGAGACATCTTCAAGAACGACCTGAAATACAGAGTGGTATACAACAAAGCTGGGAGCACAGGAAAG AAAGAGAAGATGTCAGACCTGAGAGATGTAGAGCTGACCAATCTGGATAAAGGACAGAGCTACTGCTTCATGGTGGCAGCCTATATCCCCTCTCGTTCTGCACAGAAGAGACTGGGAGATTGGAGCAAGCCGCAGTGCTCACCCAGAGAGAGCAAGACCATCTTTGAGG AATTCAGCTTTGGTGTGATCTCAGGTGCCATTGGCATCATGCTGGCTATattcatcatcctcatcattctCACCGTGGTGTGTTGCAAACTCTGCTGCTGCAAAAAGACCAAAACAGTGGACAAGGATAACCTGCAGATGAGTCCAGTGTAA
- the LOC120055837 gene encoding ATP-binding cassette sub-family D member 3-like isoform X2, which yields MASISKYLTAKNSSIACATIVALYLLKRRRHAAQLNWGKRSSELQLSKDEAKQEKTVVDKVFFARVLKIVKIMVPGVFCKESGYCLLIAAMLVARTYCDVWMIQNGTMIESAIIGRSTKDFKRFLFNFIKVMPFISLVNNFLKLGLNELKLCCRVRLTKHLYEEYLQGYTYYKIGNLDNRIGNPDQLLTQDVERFCNSVVDLYSNVSKPLLDIGLYIFKLTSAIGAQGPACMIGYLMFSGLILTRLRRPIGKMTVMEQRYEGEYRFVNSRLITNSEEIAFYNGNLREKQTIHSTFQKLVDHLHNFIVFRFSTGFVDSVIAKYIATVVGYLVVSRPFLNHTHPRHLHSTHAELLEDYYQSGRMLLSMSQALGRIVLAGREMSRLSGFTARITEIMKVLKELNSGKYERTMVSQQGDSESLDRITLVPGSGEIINKDKIIKFEHTPLATPNGDILIKDLSFEVTSGTNVLVCGPNGCGKSSLFRVLGELWPLFGGRLTKPERGKLFYVPQRPYMTLGSLRDQVIYPDTVEDQMRKGTSDKVLKEYLDNVQLGHILEREGGWNTVQDWMDVLSGGEKQRMAMARLFYHKPQFAILDECTSAVSVDVEDFIYSHCRTVGITLFTVSHRKSLWKHHEYYLHMDGRGSYEFKPITQETVEFGS from the exons GAGGCCAAGCAGGAAAAGACGGTGGTGGACAAGGTGTTCTTTGCACGTGTCCTGAAGATAGTGAAGATCATGGTTCCTGGAGTGTTCTGCAAAGAG TCAGGATACTGTCTCCTCATCGCTGCTATGCTGGTGGCCAGAACCTACTGTGATGTGTGGATGATCCAGAATGGAACCATGATCGAGAG TGCAATCATTGGTCGTTCAACAAAAGATTTCAAGAGGTTCTTGTTCAACTTTATAAAAGTCATGCCATTT ATCTCGCTAGTCAACAACTTCCTGAAGCTGGGCCTGAATGAACTGAAGCTCTGCTGCCGGGTTCGACTCACCAAGCACCTCTATGAGGAGTACCTGCA AGGTTACACATACTATAAGATTGGTAACCTGGACAACCGCATCGGTAACCCTGACCAGCTGCTGACCCAGGACGTGGAGAGGTTCTGTAACAGTGTGGTGGACCTCTACTCCAACGTCAGCAAG CCTTTATTGGACATTGGTCTGTACATCTTCAAGTTGACCTCAGCCATCGGTGCACAG GGTCCTGCCTGTATGATAGGATACCTGATGTTCTCTGGGCTCATCCTGACACGTCTGCGGAGGCCCATTGGGAAGATGACGGTCATGGAGCAGAGGTACGAGGGAGAGTACCGATTCGTCAACTCTCGCCTCATCACCAACAG TGAAGAGATTGCCTTCTACAATGGAAACCTGAGGGAGAAGCAGACCATTCACTCTACCTTCCAGAAACTG GTGGATCATTTACACAATTTCATTGTCTTCCGCTTTTCAACGGGTTTTGTGGACAGCGTCATTGCTAAGT ATATTGCCACTGTTGTCGGGTACCTGGTGGTGAGCAGGCCGTTCCTGAACCACACCCACCCACGCCACCTACACAGCACCCACGCTGAGCTGCTAGAG GACTATTACCAGAGTGGGCGTATGTTGCTGAGCATGTCTCAGGCCCTGGGCAGGATCGTCCTGGCTGGCAGGGAGATGAGCAGGCTCTCAGG GTTCACCGCTCGCATCACCGAGATCATGAAGGTCCTGAAAGAGCTGAACTCTGGGAAATACGAGAGGACCATGGTCTCTCAGCAGGGAG ATAGTGAATCGCTAGATAGAATCACCCTGGTCCCAGGAAGTGGTGAAATCATCAACAAAGACAAGATCATCAA GTTTGAGCATACACCTCTTGCAACGCCTAATGGGGACATTCTTATCAAAGACCTCAGCTTTGAG GTGACGTCAGGGACAAACGTCTTGGTGTGTGGCCCCAACGGCTGTGGGAAGAGCTCACTCTTCAGAGTCCTGGGAGAG CTCTGGCCTCTGTTTGGTGGCCGTCTCACCAAACCTGAGAGAGGGAAGCTCTTCTACGTTCCCCAGAGGCCATACATGACCCTGGGCTCTCTGAGAGATCAGGTGATCTACCCAGATACAGTGGAGGACCAGATGAGGAAGGGGACCTCTGATAAG GTGCTGAAGGAGTACCTGGACAATGTTCAGCTAGGTCACATCCTGGAGCGGGAGGGAGGCTGGAACACGGTCCAGGACTGGATGGACGTCCTCAgtggaggagagaaacagaggatggCT ATGGCCCGTCTGTTCTACCATAAGCCCCAGTTTGCCATCCTGGATGAGTGCACCAGTGCTGTGAGTGTAGATGTGGAGGACTTCATCTATAGCCACTGTAGGACG GTGGGCATCACGCTGTTCACGGTTTCTCACAGGAAGTCTTTGTGGAAGCACCATGAG TACTACCTGCACATGGACGGAAGGGGGAGCTATGAGTTCAAACCCATCACCCAGGAAACGGTGGAGTTTGGGTCATAA
- the LOC120055837 gene encoding ATP-binding cassette sub-family D member 3-like isoform X4 encodes MCHNRCLVSSQEEKTCSPIKLEAKQEKTVVDKVFFARVLKIVKIMVPGVFCKESGYCLLIAAMLVARTYCDVWMIQNGTMIESAIIGRSTKDFKRFLFNFIKVMPFISLVNNFLKLGLNELKLCCRVRLTKHLYEEYLQGYTYYKIGNLDNRIGNPDQLLTQDVERFCNSVVDLYSNVSKPLLDIGLYIFKLTSAIGAQGPACMIGYLMFSGLILTRLRRPIGKMTVMEQRYEGEYRFVNSRLITNSEEIAFYNGNLREKQTIHSTFQKLVDHLHNFIVFRFSTGFVDSVIAKYIATVVGYLVVSRPFLNHTHPRHLHSTHAELLEDYYQSGRMLLSMSQALGRIVLAGREMSRLSGFTARITEIMKVLKELNSGKYERTMVSQQGGRDSESLDRITLVPGSGEIINKDKIIKFEHTPLATPNGDILIKDLSFEVTSGTNVLVCGPNGCGKSSLFRVLGELWPLFGGRLTKPERGKLFYVPQRPYMTLGSLRDQVIYPDTVEDQMRKGTSDKVLKEYLDNVQLGHILEREGGWNTVQDWMDVLSGGEKQRMAMARLFYHKPQFAILDECTSAVSVDVEDFIYSHCRTVGITLFTVSHRKSLWKHHEYYLHMDGRGSYEFKPITQETVEFGS; translated from the exons GAGGCCAAGCAGGAAAAGACGGTGGTGGACAAGGTGTTCTTTGCACGTGTCCTGAAGATAGTGAAGATCATGGTTCCTGGAGTGTTCTGCAAAGAG TCAGGATACTGTCTCCTCATCGCTGCTATGCTGGTGGCCAGAACCTACTGTGATGTGTGGATGATCCAGAATGGAACCATGATCGAGAG TGCAATCATTGGTCGTTCAACAAAAGATTTCAAGAGGTTCTTGTTCAACTTTATAAAAGTCATGCCATTT ATCTCGCTAGTCAACAACTTCCTGAAGCTGGGCCTGAATGAACTGAAGCTCTGCTGCCGGGTTCGACTCACCAAGCACCTCTATGAGGAGTACCTGCA AGGTTACACATACTATAAGATTGGTAACCTGGACAACCGCATCGGTAACCCTGACCAGCTGCTGACCCAGGACGTGGAGAGGTTCTGTAACAGTGTGGTGGACCTCTACTCCAACGTCAGCAAG CCTTTATTGGACATTGGTCTGTACATCTTCAAGTTGACCTCAGCCATCGGTGCACAG GGTCCTGCCTGTATGATAGGATACCTGATGTTCTCTGGGCTCATCCTGACACGTCTGCGGAGGCCCATTGGGAAGATGACGGTCATGGAGCAGAGGTACGAGGGAGAGTACCGATTCGTCAACTCTCGCCTCATCACCAACAG TGAAGAGATTGCCTTCTACAATGGAAACCTGAGGGAGAAGCAGACCATTCACTCTACCTTCCAGAAACTG GTGGATCATTTACACAATTTCATTGTCTTCCGCTTTTCAACGGGTTTTGTGGACAGCGTCATTGCTAAGT ATATTGCCACTGTTGTCGGGTACCTGGTGGTGAGCAGGCCGTTCCTGAACCACACCCACCCACGCCACCTACACAGCACCCACGCTGAGCTGCTAGAG GACTATTACCAGAGTGGGCGTATGTTGCTGAGCATGTCTCAGGCCCTGGGCAGGATCGTCCTGGCTGGCAGGGAGATGAGCAGGCTCTCAGG GTTCACCGCTCGCATCACCGAGATCATGAAGGTCCTGAAAGAGCTGAACTCTGGGAAATACGAGAGGACCATGGTCTCTCAGCAGGGAGGTAGAG ATAGTGAATCGCTAGATAGAATCACCCTGGTCCCAGGAAGTGGTGAAATCATCAACAAAGACAAGATCATCAA GTTTGAGCATACACCTCTTGCAACGCCTAATGGGGACATTCTTATCAAAGACCTCAGCTTTGAG GTGACGTCAGGGACAAACGTCTTGGTGTGTGGCCCCAACGGCTGTGGGAAGAGCTCACTCTTCAGAGTCCTGGGAGAG CTCTGGCCTCTGTTTGGTGGCCGTCTCACCAAACCTGAGAGAGGGAAGCTCTTCTACGTTCCCCAGAGGCCATACATGACCCTGGGCTCTCTGAGAGATCAGGTGATCTACCCAGATACAGTGGAGGACCAGATGAGGAAGGGGACCTCTGATAAG GTGCTGAAGGAGTACCTGGACAATGTTCAGCTAGGTCACATCCTGGAGCGGGAGGGAGGCTGGAACACGGTCCAGGACTGGATGGACGTCCTCAgtggaggagagaaacagaggatggCT ATGGCCCGTCTGTTCTACCATAAGCCCCAGTTTGCCATCCTGGATGAGTGCACCAGTGCTGTGAGTGTAGATGTGGAGGACTTCATCTATAGCCACTGTAGGACG GTGGGCATCACGCTGTTCACGGTTTCTCACAGGAAGTCTTTGTGGAAGCACCATGAG TACTACCTGCACATGGACGGAAGGGGGAGCTATGAGTTCAAACCCATCACCCAGGAAACGGTGGAGTTTGGGTCATAA
- the LOC120055837 gene encoding ATP-binding cassette sub-family D member 3-like isoform X1 encodes MASISKYLTAKNSSIACATIVALYLLKRRRHAAQLNWGKRSSELQLSKDEAKQEKTVVDKVFFARVLKIVKIMVPGVFCKESGYCLLIAAMLVARTYCDVWMIQNGTMIESAIIGRSTKDFKRFLFNFIKVMPFISLVNNFLKLGLNELKLCCRVRLTKHLYEEYLQGYTYYKIGNLDNRIGNPDQLLTQDVERFCNSVVDLYSNVSKPLLDIGLYIFKLTSAIGAQGPACMIGYLMFSGLILTRLRRPIGKMTVMEQRYEGEYRFVNSRLITNSEEIAFYNGNLREKQTIHSTFQKLVDHLHNFIVFRFSTGFVDSVIAKYIATVVGYLVVSRPFLNHTHPRHLHSTHAELLEDYYQSGRMLLSMSQALGRIVLAGREMSRLSGFTARITEIMKVLKELNSGKYERTMVSQQGGRDSESLDRITLVPGSGEIINKDKIIKFEHTPLATPNGDILIKDLSFEVTSGTNVLVCGPNGCGKSSLFRVLGELWPLFGGRLTKPERGKLFYVPQRPYMTLGSLRDQVIYPDTVEDQMRKGTSDKVLKEYLDNVQLGHILEREGGWNTVQDWMDVLSGGEKQRMAMARLFYHKPQFAILDECTSAVSVDVEDFIYSHCRTVGITLFTVSHRKSLWKHHEYYLHMDGRGSYEFKPITQETVEFGS; translated from the exons GAGGCCAAGCAGGAAAAGACGGTGGTGGACAAGGTGTTCTTTGCACGTGTCCTGAAGATAGTGAAGATCATGGTTCCTGGAGTGTTCTGCAAAGAG TCAGGATACTGTCTCCTCATCGCTGCTATGCTGGTGGCCAGAACCTACTGTGATGTGTGGATGATCCAGAATGGAACCATGATCGAGAG TGCAATCATTGGTCGTTCAACAAAAGATTTCAAGAGGTTCTTGTTCAACTTTATAAAAGTCATGCCATTT ATCTCGCTAGTCAACAACTTCCTGAAGCTGGGCCTGAATGAACTGAAGCTCTGCTGCCGGGTTCGACTCACCAAGCACCTCTATGAGGAGTACCTGCA AGGTTACACATACTATAAGATTGGTAACCTGGACAACCGCATCGGTAACCCTGACCAGCTGCTGACCCAGGACGTGGAGAGGTTCTGTAACAGTGTGGTGGACCTCTACTCCAACGTCAGCAAG CCTTTATTGGACATTGGTCTGTACATCTTCAAGTTGACCTCAGCCATCGGTGCACAG GGTCCTGCCTGTATGATAGGATACCTGATGTTCTCTGGGCTCATCCTGACACGTCTGCGGAGGCCCATTGGGAAGATGACGGTCATGGAGCAGAGGTACGAGGGAGAGTACCGATTCGTCAACTCTCGCCTCATCACCAACAG TGAAGAGATTGCCTTCTACAATGGAAACCTGAGGGAGAAGCAGACCATTCACTCTACCTTCCAGAAACTG GTGGATCATTTACACAATTTCATTGTCTTCCGCTTTTCAACGGGTTTTGTGGACAGCGTCATTGCTAAGT ATATTGCCACTGTTGTCGGGTACCTGGTGGTGAGCAGGCCGTTCCTGAACCACACCCACCCACGCCACCTACACAGCACCCACGCTGAGCTGCTAGAG GACTATTACCAGAGTGGGCGTATGTTGCTGAGCATGTCTCAGGCCCTGGGCAGGATCGTCCTGGCTGGCAGGGAGATGAGCAGGCTCTCAGG GTTCACCGCTCGCATCACCGAGATCATGAAGGTCCTGAAAGAGCTGAACTCTGGGAAATACGAGAGGACCATGGTCTCTCAGCAGGGAGGTAGAG ATAGTGAATCGCTAGATAGAATCACCCTGGTCCCAGGAAGTGGTGAAATCATCAACAAAGACAAGATCATCAA GTTTGAGCATACACCTCTTGCAACGCCTAATGGGGACATTCTTATCAAAGACCTCAGCTTTGAG GTGACGTCAGGGACAAACGTCTTGGTGTGTGGCCCCAACGGCTGTGGGAAGAGCTCACTCTTCAGAGTCCTGGGAGAG CTCTGGCCTCTGTTTGGTGGCCGTCTCACCAAACCTGAGAGAGGGAAGCTCTTCTACGTTCCCCAGAGGCCATACATGACCCTGGGCTCTCTGAGAGATCAGGTGATCTACCCAGATACAGTGGAGGACCAGATGAGGAAGGGGACCTCTGATAAG GTGCTGAAGGAGTACCTGGACAATGTTCAGCTAGGTCACATCCTGGAGCGGGAGGGAGGCTGGAACACGGTCCAGGACTGGATGGACGTCCTCAgtggaggagagaaacagaggatggCT ATGGCCCGTCTGTTCTACCATAAGCCCCAGTTTGCCATCCTGGATGAGTGCACCAGTGCTGTGAGTGTAGATGTGGAGGACTTCATCTATAGCCACTGTAGGACG GTGGGCATCACGCTGTTCACGGTTTCTCACAGGAAGTCTTTGTGGAAGCACCATGAG TACTACCTGCACATGGACGGAAGGGGGAGCTATGAGTTCAAACCCATCACCCAGGAAACGGTGGAGTTTGGGTCATAA
- the LOC120055837 gene encoding ATP-binding cassette sub-family D member 3-like isoform X5 → MVPGVFCKESGYCLLIAAMLVARTYCDVWMIQNGTMIESAIIGRSTKDFKRFLFNFIKVMPFISLVNNFLKLGLNELKLCCRVRLTKHLYEEYLQGYTYYKIGNLDNRIGNPDQLLTQDVERFCNSVVDLYSNVSKPLLDIGLYIFKLTSAIGAQGPACMIGYLMFSGLILTRLRRPIGKMTVMEQRYEGEYRFVNSRLITNSEEIAFYNGNLREKQTIHSTFQKLVDHLHNFIVFRFSTGFVDSVIAKYIATVVGYLVVSRPFLNHTHPRHLHSTHAELLEDYYQSGRMLLSMSQALGRIVLAGREMSRLSGFTARITEIMKVLKELNSGKYERTMVSQQGGRDSESLDRITLVPGSGEIINKDKIIKFEHTPLATPNGDILIKDLSFEVTSGTNVLVCGPNGCGKSSLFRVLGELWPLFGGRLTKPERGKLFYVPQRPYMTLGSLRDQVIYPDTVEDQMRKGTSDKVLKEYLDNVQLGHILEREGGWNTVQDWMDVLSGGEKQRMAMARLFYHKPQFAILDECTSAVSVDVEDFIYSHCRTVGITLFTVSHRKSLWKHHEYYLHMDGRGSYEFKPITQETVEFGS, encoded by the exons ATGGTTCCTGGAGTGTTCTGCAAAGAG TCAGGATACTGTCTCCTCATCGCTGCTATGCTGGTGGCCAGAACCTACTGTGATGTGTGGATGATCCAGAATGGAACCATGATCGAGAG TGCAATCATTGGTCGTTCAACAAAAGATTTCAAGAGGTTCTTGTTCAACTTTATAAAAGTCATGCCATTT ATCTCGCTAGTCAACAACTTCCTGAAGCTGGGCCTGAATGAACTGAAGCTCTGCTGCCGGGTTCGACTCACCAAGCACCTCTATGAGGAGTACCTGCA AGGTTACACATACTATAAGATTGGTAACCTGGACAACCGCATCGGTAACCCTGACCAGCTGCTGACCCAGGACGTGGAGAGGTTCTGTAACAGTGTGGTGGACCTCTACTCCAACGTCAGCAAG CCTTTATTGGACATTGGTCTGTACATCTTCAAGTTGACCTCAGCCATCGGTGCACAG GGTCCTGCCTGTATGATAGGATACCTGATGTTCTCTGGGCTCATCCTGACACGTCTGCGGAGGCCCATTGGGAAGATGACGGTCATGGAGCAGAGGTACGAGGGAGAGTACCGATTCGTCAACTCTCGCCTCATCACCAACAG TGAAGAGATTGCCTTCTACAATGGAAACCTGAGGGAGAAGCAGACCATTCACTCTACCTTCCAGAAACTG GTGGATCATTTACACAATTTCATTGTCTTCCGCTTTTCAACGGGTTTTGTGGACAGCGTCATTGCTAAGT ATATTGCCACTGTTGTCGGGTACCTGGTGGTGAGCAGGCCGTTCCTGAACCACACCCACCCACGCCACCTACACAGCACCCACGCTGAGCTGCTAGAG GACTATTACCAGAGTGGGCGTATGTTGCTGAGCATGTCTCAGGCCCTGGGCAGGATCGTCCTGGCTGGCAGGGAGATGAGCAGGCTCTCAGG GTTCACCGCTCGCATCACCGAGATCATGAAGGTCCTGAAAGAGCTGAACTCTGGGAAATACGAGAGGACCATGGTCTCTCAGCAGGGAGGTAGAG ATAGTGAATCGCTAGATAGAATCACCCTGGTCCCAGGAAGTGGTGAAATCATCAACAAAGACAAGATCATCAA GTTTGAGCATACACCTCTTGCAACGCCTAATGGGGACATTCTTATCAAAGACCTCAGCTTTGAG GTGACGTCAGGGACAAACGTCTTGGTGTGTGGCCCCAACGGCTGTGGGAAGAGCTCACTCTTCAGAGTCCTGGGAGAG CTCTGGCCTCTGTTTGGTGGCCGTCTCACCAAACCTGAGAGAGGGAAGCTCTTCTACGTTCCCCAGAGGCCATACATGACCCTGGGCTCTCTGAGAGATCAGGTGATCTACCCAGATACAGTGGAGGACCAGATGAGGAAGGGGACCTCTGATAAG GTGCTGAAGGAGTACCTGGACAATGTTCAGCTAGGTCACATCCTGGAGCGGGAGGGAGGCTGGAACACGGTCCAGGACTGGATGGACGTCCTCAgtggaggagagaaacagaggatggCT ATGGCCCGTCTGTTCTACCATAAGCCCCAGTTTGCCATCCTGGATGAGTGCACCAGTGCTGTGAGTGTAGATGTGGAGGACTTCATCTATAGCCACTGTAGGACG GTGGGCATCACGCTGTTCACGGTTTCTCACAGGAAGTCTTTGTGGAAGCACCATGAG TACTACCTGCACATGGACGGAAGGGGGAGCTATGAGTTCAAACCCATCACCCAGGAAACGGTGGAGTTTGGGTCATAA
- the LOC120055837 gene encoding ATP-binding cassette sub-family D member 3-like isoform X3, which produces MLTGNVYWKRFLNVIRPVYTPSTSHALSTHLLDAEFNRVQVKEAKQEKTVVDKVFFARVLKIVKIMVPGVFCKESGYCLLIAAMLVARTYCDVWMIQNGTMIESAIIGRSTKDFKRFLFNFIKVMPFISLVNNFLKLGLNELKLCCRVRLTKHLYEEYLQGYTYYKIGNLDNRIGNPDQLLTQDVERFCNSVVDLYSNVSKPLLDIGLYIFKLTSAIGAQGPACMIGYLMFSGLILTRLRRPIGKMTVMEQRYEGEYRFVNSRLITNSEEIAFYNGNLREKQTIHSTFQKLVDHLHNFIVFRFSTGFVDSVIAKYIATVVGYLVVSRPFLNHTHPRHLHSTHAELLEDYYQSGRMLLSMSQALGRIVLAGREMSRLSGFTARITEIMKVLKELNSGKYERTMVSQQGGRDSESLDRITLVPGSGEIINKDKIIKFEHTPLATPNGDILIKDLSFEVTSGTNVLVCGPNGCGKSSLFRVLGELWPLFGGRLTKPERGKLFYVPQRPYMTLGSLRDQVIYPDTVEDQMRKGTSDKVLKEYLDNVQLGHILEREGGWNTVQDWMDVLSGGEKQRMAMARLFYHKPQFAILDECTSAVSVDVEDFIYSHCRTVGITLFTVSHRKSLWKHHEYYLHMDGRGSYEFKPITQETVEFGS; this is translated from the exons GAGGCCAAGCAGGAAAAGACGGTGGTGGACAAGGTGTTCTTTGCACGTGTCCTGAAGATAGTGAAGATCATGGTTCCTGGAGTGTTCTGCAAAGAG TCAGGATACTGTCTCCTCATCGCTGCTATGCTGGTGGCCAGAACCTACTGTGATGTGTGGATGATCCAGAATGGAACCATGATCGAGAG TGCAATCATTGGTCGTTCAACAAAAGATTTCAAGAGGTTCTTGTTCAACTTTATAAAAGTCATGCCATTT ATCTCGCTAGTCAACAACTTCCTGAAGCTGGGCCTGAATGAACTGAAGCTCTGCTGCCGGGTTCGACTCACCAAGCACCTCTATGAGGAGTACCTGCA AGGTTACACATACTATAAGATTGGTAACCTGGACAACCGCATCGGTAACCCTGACCAGCTGCTGACCCAGGACGTGGAGAGGTTCTGTAACAGTGTGGTGGACCTCTACTCCAACGTCAGCAAG CCTTTATTGGACATTGGTCTGTACATCTTCAAGTTGACCTCAGCCATCGGTGCACAG GGTCCTGCCTGTATGATAGGATACCTGATGTTCTCTGGGCTCATCCTGACACGTCTGCGGAGGCCCATTGGGAAGATGACGGTCATGGAGCAGAGGTACGAGGGAGAGTACCGATTCGTCAACTCTCGCCTCATCACCAACAG TGAAGAGATTGCCTTCTACAATGGAAACCTGAGGGAGAAGCAGACCATTCACTCTACCTTCCAGAAACTG GTGGATCATTTACACAATTTCATTGTCTTCCGCTTTTCAACGGGTTTTGTGGACAGCGTCATTGCTAAGT ATATTGCCACTGTTGTCGGGTACCTGGTGGTGAGCAGGCCGTTCCTGAACCACACCCACCCACGCCACCTACACAGCACCCACGCTGAGCTGCTAGAG GACTATTACCAGAGTGGGCGTATGTTGCTGAGCATGTCTCAGGCCCTGGGCAGGATCGTCCTGGCTGGCAGGGAGATGAGCAGGCTCTCAGG GTTCACCGCTCGCATCACCGAGATCATGAAGGTCCTGAAAGAGCTGAACTCTGGGAAATACGAGAGGACCATGGTCTCTCAGCAGGGAGGTAGAG ATAGTGAATCGCTAGATAGAATCACCCTGGTCCCAGGAAGTGGTGAAATCATCAACAAAGACAAGATCATCAA GTTTGAGCATACACCTCTTGCAACGCCTAATGGGGACATTCTTATCAAAGACCTCAGCTTTGAG GTGACGTCAGGGACAAACGTCTTGGTGTGTGGCCCCAACGGCTGTGGGAAGAGCTCACTCTTCAGAGTCCTGGGAGAG CTCTGGCCTCTGTTTGGTGGCCGTCTCACCAAACCTGAGAGAGGGAAGCTCTTCTACGTTCCCCAGAGGCCATACATGACCCTGGGCTCTCTGAGAGATCAGGTGATCTACCCAGATACAGTGGAGGACCAGATGAGGAAGGGGACCTCTGATAAG GTGCTGAAGGAGTACCTGGACAATGTTCAGCTAGGTCACATCCTGGAGCGGGAGGGAGGCTGGAACACGGTCCAGGACTGGATGGACGTCCTCAgtggaggagagaaacagaggatggCT ATGGCCCGTCTGTTCTACCATAAGCCCCAGTTTGCCATCCTGGATGAGTGCACCAGTGCTGTGAGTGTAGATGTGGAGGACTTCATCTATAGCCACTGTAGGACG GTGGGCATCACGCTGTTCACGGTTTCTCACAGGAAGTCTTTGTGGAAGCACCATGAG TACTACCTGCACATGGACGGAAGGGGGAGCTATGAGTTCAAACCCATCACCCAGGAAACGGTGGAGTTTGGGTCATAA